A portion of the Neorhodopirellula lusitana genome contains these proteins:
- a CDS encoding acyltransferase, whose amino-acid sequence MQNGAWIGACATILPGVTIGTKALVGAGSLVRTDISSDMVVAGVPARTIRSIASPGINQ is encoded by the coding sequence GTGCAGAATGGTGCATGGATAGGTGCGTGTGCAACCATACTTCCGGGTGTCACCATCGGGACCAAGGCGCTCGTTGGCGCTGGATCACTTGTCCGCACTGACATCTCTAGTGATATGGTTGTTGCTGGCGTTCCAGCACGGACCATTCGATCAATAGCCTCTCCTGGAATCAACCAGTGA
- a CDS encoding glycosyltransferase, protein MNLVFWQNILSPHQVPYIRELKRSGHDVTIVADERISLSRSRMGWEAPNSGDVKVIIGPSKLETTNFIHACASDTVHVMAGARLTELGALACQEVVKSNARLGIISESPDPRGCRFYLRRSKYILERLTRGRHFDFVLGMGRKGTDWFQSCGYSKKRVFEFSYVVDEQVPETHVSENSFVRLLYVGQLIKRKGLDTLLYALAATPKELKLDIVGDGPQRSQLVSLAERLHISDQLTWHGSLNSVAARHKMSNCDALILPSYHDGWGAVVNEALCSGTPVICSDGCGASSLLTREQIGVTFPAGNVDLLREKIISAVQKGPVNRRQRAEIVNWYAKASPTSVAEYFSAIMSHTYLSATRPNVPWAQ, encoded by the coding sequence GTGAATCTCGTTTTTTGGCAAAACATCCTTAGTCCCCATCAAGTCCCGTATATCCGCGAACTGAAACGAAGTGGACATGATGTAACAATCGTTGCAGACGAACGGATAAGCCTCAGTCGTTCTCGCATGGGTTGGGAAGCTCCAAATTCTGGGGACGTCAAGGTGATAATAGGTCCGTCAAAATTAGAGACAACGAATTTTATTCATGCGTGTGCTAGTGACACGGTGCACGTGATGGCTGGCGCACGACTAACTGAGCTTGGCGCCCTTGCATGCCAAGAAGTAGTGAAAAGCAACGCAAGACTAGGTATCATTTCCGAATCGCCAGATCCGCGAGGATGCCGATTTTACTTACGTCGCAGTAAATATATCTTAGAACGATTGACCCGAGGAAGACACTTCGACTTCGTACTAGGAATGGGAAGAAAAGGCACCGATTGGTTTCAATCTTGTGGATATTCAAAAAAGCGTGTTTTCGAATTTTCATATGTCGTGGATGAGCAAGTTCCTGAAACGCATGTCAGCGAAAATTCTTTTGTTCGTCTTCTTTATGTCGGGCAACTGATTAAACGCAAAGGGTTAGACACCTTGCTCTACGCATTGGCAGCGACACCCAAAGAACTGAAGCTCGATATAGTAGGAGACGGCCCGCAGCGATCTCAACTAGTCTCGCTCGCTGAGCGACTGCACATTAGCGACCAACTAACTTGGCATGGGAGCCTGAACTCGGTAGCTGCACGCCATAAGATGAGCAATTGCGATGCATTGATTCTTCCAAGCTACCATGACGGTTGGGGCGCTGTCGTCAATGAGGCACTATGCTCAGGAACCCCGGTAATATGCAGCGATGGCTGTGGCGCATCATCGCTTTTAACACGCGAGCAAATCGGCGTGACTTTTCCAGCTGGAAACGTAGATCTTCTGCGTGAAAAGATTATTTCAGCGGTTCAGAAGGGCCCGGTAAATAGACGACAGAGAGCGGAAATAGTGAATTGGTACGCAAAAGCATCACCAACTTCCGTGGCAGAGTATTTTTCCGCCATCATGAGCCACACCTACTTATCGGCAACTCGTCCAAACGTGCCGTGGGCGCAATAG
- a CDS encoding glycosyltransferase, giving the protein MKITHLISSLDAGYGGPVVALEGLCRGLQQAADISLEVVSSGAVYGGESVAGRLAEIDINVSESPLDFQSQVQVVQASDLVHVHGVWDPAFHDVITLCRRTNTPYIVRPCGMLDPWSLKQKRFKKWIYRTIRLNAHLRDAAAIHFTTQAEFELANSFCRPGQAIIEPNGVFLDDFTTAPSDELRQGWGIPKDATLALFLGRIHPKKGIEFLIRAFQRRPELNLHLVVAGNGEAEYVRKVASMAADDPRIHFVGMLEGKIKKQSLATADFFVLTSYQENFGNAVVEALASGTPVLISPGVNLVDVVQQRQIGEVVELNEEAIASTLVRWVNSPEMVADYAVRCRTTAGELFDWAAIGKRWVDHYEKLISTPLS; this is encoded by the coding sequence GTGAAGATCACGCATCTTATTAGCTCTCTCGATGCAGGTTACGGTGGCCCAGTCGTTGCACTTGAAGGGTTGTGCCGGGGTTTGCAACAGGCTGCCGATATCTCGCTTGAAGTTGTCAGTTCGGGGGCGGTCTACGGTGGTGAGTCAGTCGCCGGGAGATTGGCGGAGATCGACATCAACGTATCGGAATCTCCATTGGACTTCCAAAGTCAGGTGCAAGTCGTCCAGGCGAGCGACCTGGTGCACGTGCATGGTGTTTGGGACCCCGCGTTCCACGACGTGATCACCCTCTGCCGACGAACGAACACGCCCTACATCGTACGTCCTTGCGGCATGCTCGATCCGTGGAGTCTGAAGCAGAAACGCTTTAAGAAGTGGATCTACCGCACCATCCGCCTGAACGCACATCTGCGGGATGCTGCGGCCATTCACTTCACGACCCAAGCCGAATTCGAGCTGGCGAACTCATTTTGTCGCCCAGGCCAGGCCATCATCGAACCCAACGGCGTTTTTCTTGACGATTTCACGACCGCACCGTCGGACGAACTTCGGCAAGGATGGGGGATTCCAAAAGATGCTACTTTGGCTTTGTTCTTGGGCCGGATCCATCCCAAGAAAGGCATTGAGTTTCTGATTCGCGCGTTCCAACGACGGCCCGAACTGAATCTGCACCTGGTTGTCGCTGGCAATGGAGAAGCGGAATATGTCCGAAAGGTCGCGAGCATGGCCGCGGATGATCCGCGTATCCATTTTGTCGGAATGCTTGAGGGAAAGATCAAGAAACAAAGCTTGGCGACAGCCGACTTCTTTGTCTTGACCAGTTACCAAGAAAACTTTGGTAATGCGGTAGTGGAGGCTCTGGCCAGTGGTACACCGGTATTGATTAGTCCCGGAGTTAACTTGGTCGATGTGGTGCAACAACGTCAGATCGGGGAGGTAGTGGAATTGAACGAGGAAGCAATTGCGTCCACCCTAGTCCGCTGGGTTAACTCACCTGAAATGGTCGCCGACTATGCGGTTCGATGCCGCACGACAGCCGGTGAGCTTTTTGACTGGGCCGCGATTGGCAAGCGGTGGGTCGATCACTACGAAAAACTGATATCCACACCCCTGTCATGA
- a CDS encoding glycosyltransferase family 4 protein, with protein MGTAKQRISKLVRRAQLRHVDHVITAGQRTSDYARKLGFSSDQITEGVYAWDEQLFRDVAAGRGTDASVYNPKNTPPGPNSFLFVGRYVPEKGMADLLDAYARYRRTVADPWPLTCCGTGPLAGQLRQAERVQDRGFQAPDAIPAIMRQSEGFIFPSTYEPWGVAFAEAMGAGLPAISTDACGAARDLILHNQNGQIIPPSNPDALLQGMLWLHHHPDRASLGREASHQAQRFTTAKWAERWHKVFTDLLENRSPVSKQ; from the coding sequence ATGGGAACCGCAAAGCAACGGATTTCGAAACTCGTCCGTCGTGCCCAGTTACGACACGTTGACCATGTCATCACCGCAGGGCAGCGGACCAGTGACTACGCGAGAAAACTCGGATTCTCATCCGATCAAATCACCGAGGGAGTTTATGCGTGGGACGAGCAGCTTTTTCGTGATGTCGCGGCCGGGCGCGGAACGGACGCCAGCGTTTACAACCCAAAGAACACTCCGCCAGGTCCCAACAGTTTCCTGTTCGTCGGACGTTACGTGCCTGAAAAGGGAATGGCTGATTTGCTGGACGCCTACGCGAGATACCGACGGACAGTCGCGGATCCATGGCCACTGACCTGTTGCGGAACGGGGCCCCTTGCGGGTCAACTGCGTCAGGCTGAACGTGTTCAAGACCGAGGCTTTCAAGCTCCTGATGCAATCCCAGCCATCATGCGTCAGTCTGAAGGATTCATTTTCCCCAGCACCTACGAACCATGGGGGGTAGCGTTCGCTGAGGCGATGGGGGCAGGGCTGCCCGCGATCTCAACCGATGCATGCGGCGCGGCGCGGGACCTGATCCTGCACAATCAGAATGGACAAATCATTCCTCCGTCCAATCCAGATGCACTCTTACAAGGGATGCTGTGGCTGCATCACCATCCCGACCGGGCCTCGCTCGGCCGCGAGGCGAGTCATCAAGCACAACGATTCACAACCGCGAAATGGGCGGAGCGATGGCACAAGGTATTCACCGACTTGCTTGAAAACCGGTCACCCGTTTCAAAGCAATGA
- a CDS encoding WcaF family extracellular polysaccharide biosynthesis acetyltransferase: MKLRDYQSNLDRGASRLTEALWLVLKSILFMPSLPLPSNLRVWVLRRFGAAIGRGVVIRSQVDITFPWRLTIGDDVWIGEGVKILNLAPVTIGNDCCVSQRAFLCTGSHRFDLPGFDLVTRPIVVHEGSWITASVFVAPGVSIGPNSMCAAGSVVFKDVPPNTTVIGNPAHFKSQA; the protein is encoded by the coding sequence TTGAAACTTCGAGACTATCAGTCAAACCTGGATCGTGGAGCCTCTCGCTTGACGGAAGCACTGTGGCTGGTGCTAAAATCCATCTTATTCATGCCTTCCTTGCCGCTACCCTCCAACCTTCGGGTGTGGGTTCTGCGTCGCTTCGGTGCGGCTATCGGCAGGGGTGTCGTCATCAGATCTCAAGTGGACATCACGTTCCCTTGGCGTCTGACGATTGGCGACGATGTCTGGATCGGTGAAGGCGTCAAAATCCTTAACCTGGCCCCGGTGACGATTGGAAATGATTGCTGCGTATCCCAGCGTGCGTTTCTTTGCACCGGGTCTCATCGGTTCGATCTCCCCGGTTTTGACTTGGTTACCCGCCCTATCGTGGTACACGAGGGATCCTGGATCACCGCCAGCGTGTTTGTGGCGCCAGGTGTGTCCATTGGGCCAAACAGCATGTGCGCCGCCGGCAGCGTTGTGTTCAAAGACGTGCCTCCCAATACCACCGTGATCGGCAACCCCGCTCACTTCAAAAGCCAAGCATGA
- a CDS encoding glycosyltransferase family 2 protein, whose product MKISVITAVYNRRKTIGDALQSVLSQRDVELDTVVVDGDSDDGTSEIISQLGNQICCSIREPDSGIYDALNKGIAAAQGDVLGFLHADDWMADDQALSRVAQAMADPEVDGVYGDLVYVDAQTPNKVHRYWRSGEYDVRKFRSGWMPPHPTVYFRRGVYERFGDFNLAIKTAADYELLVRMMVRHGVRMKYIPHVMVKMRTGGASNASLKNRLQANADDRAAWTMNGLRPPIGLRLTKPLRKLPQLFWKNASSE is encoded by the coding sequence ATGAAAATTTCAGTGATCACTGCGGTTTACAATCGCCGCAAGACAATTGGCGATGCGCTTCAATCAGTGCTCTCCCAGAGGGATGTGGAACTGGATACGGTTGTCGTCGATGGCGACTCAGACGACGGCACGTCCGAGATCATCTCGCAACTGGGCAACCAAATCTGCTGCTCCATTCGTGAACCCGACTCTGGGATCTACGATGCGCTCAACAAAGGGATCGCCGCGGCGCAGGGGGATGTGCTGGGGTTCCTGCATGCGGATGACTGGATGGCCGACGACCAAGCTTTGTCGCGAGTGGCGCAGGCCATGGCCGATCCGGAAGTCGATGGCGTTTACGGTGACCTGGTCTACGTCGATGCCCAAACCCCCAATAAGGTGCATCGCTACTGGCGATCTGGTGAGTACGACGTTCGCAAATTCCGATCCGGATGGATGCCACCGCATCCGACCGTCTACTTTCGACGTGGTGTCTACGAACGCTTCGGGGACTTCAACCTCGCCATTAAAACTGCTGCCGATTACGAATTGCTGGTGCGGATGATGGTCCGGCATGGGGTCCGCATGAAGTACATCCCGCATGTCATGGTCAAGATGCGAACCGGTGGCGCCAGCAACGCTTCACTGAAAAACCGTCTGCAAGCCAATGCGGATGATCGGGCCGCCTGGACGATGAACGGGTTGCGACCGCCAATCGGGTTGCGTCTGACGAAGCCGTTGCGCAAGCTGCCGCAGCTTTTTTGGAAGAATGCGAGTAGCGAGTAG
- a CDS encoding polysaccharide biosynthesis tyrosine autokinase has product MIASIWRYRWAVLVPAIIGAVAGFIVFLKTPETFKSSTRLMFESDRPAVFDNMTGDVLGGVPSIDILRSQLFSDTVIRNAFGNESFEVFRSKFDDNPGRFAGVSGRSLVFETDLKDSRSASSLVATLSFEGPDPELCVAAVNSYSDALQQLFAEKHKSSRSELLRLISIATDQLQPKMTQLEERYREFRTEAPLVWSEDGTAVNPHRERQLYLTGRRSELFELVRQKSLELVAIESISKEAKSPLVSLAVIGELVGKSFRVPEMTQSRQDMREGDAQLKQLQLDQQLIPLIIERNKYAAEFGDSHPTVKQLDVELKMMKGELKRLVTEQAERIVELMEQNKVEGVDPETRAKEAVDVILYASKAEVELLKQQIAELDSQIASEKNEAVKLAKFEQENNAILREIDRSRELINQLEEQMTRVELTEEDGGIRLLELTAPSRAARVGPNIVMMLGAGTFFGMALGCGLALLLEKNANTFRDPDEIVEAIGSPILTHVPFFKGKVRKSKPNSPNPFEALDPYLAVVHNPASVPAEAIRSCRTSIFFELAGIQGGKILQITSPLPGDGKSTIAGNLACSIAQSGKKTLLIDCDLRRPQISDNFDATKKAGLIDVLNGDCDHIEAIHDTPLATLKIMPSGPIPANPAEALTLPEMSELLDLLREEYDYIIVDTPPLLVVTDPSILASSVDGVVMALKIRRKSKPNTKEAAGILRNVGARLIGVVINNSDEAASSDGYKGYGYYRYGRHTNRYYRKQGTDAAKPRSPIVVSGRANSLRAGKPIKGGTPVELSPISGAERDV; this is encoded by the coding sequence ATGATTGCTTCGATCTGGCGCTATCGTTGGGCTGTGTTGGTGCCTGCAATTATCGGGGCTGTCGCTGGGTTTATCGTTTTCTTGAAGACTCCTGAAACCTTCAAGTCGTCCACTCGACTGATGTTTGAGTCCGATCGGCCGGCAGTGTTCGACAACATGACAGGCGATGTCTTAGGTGGAGTTCCCTCGATCGATATCTTGCGATCCCAACTATTTAGCGACACGGTGATTCGCAACGCCTTTGGCAACGAAAGCTTCGAAGTATTTCGGTCAAAATTTGACGACAATCCCGGACGTTTCGCGGGAGTCTCGGGAAGATCTTTGGTCTTCGAAACCGACCTGAAAGATTCTCGTTCGGCATCATCCTTGGTCGCAACATTGTCTTTCGAAGGGCCGGACCCCGAGTTGTGTGTAGCCGCGGTCAACTCTTACAGCGATGCTTTGCAACAACTATTTGCCGAGAAGCATAAGAGCTCGAGGTCGGAACTTTTGAGACTGATCTCAATCGCCACCGACCAATTGCAACCCAAAATGACCCAGTTGGAAGAACGTTATCGTGAATTTCGCACCGAAGCCCCTCTGGTGTGGAGCGAAGACGGCACCGCGGTTAATCCGCATCGAGAACGACAACTCTATTTAACCGGTCGGCGAAGCGAGTTGTTTGAATTGGTCAGGCAAAAGTCTCTCGAACTGGTTGCCATTGAAAGCATCTCCAAGGAGGCGAAATCCCCACTGGTCAGCCTGGCTGTCATTGGAGAACTAGTAGGTAAATCGTTTCGAGTCCCTGAGATGACTCAGAGTCGACAAGATATGCGTGAAGGCGATGCCCAACTCAAGCAGTTGCAACTGGATCAGCAGCTGATTCCGTTGATCATCGAACGCAACAAATATGCCGCTGAATTTGGTGACTCTCACCCGACGGTCAAACAACTGGATGTTGAGCTCAAGATGATGAAGGGCGAGCTAAAACGTCTGGTAACTGAACAAGCGGAGCGGATCGTCGAATTGATGGAACAGAACAAGGTAGAGGGGGTGGATCCCGAGACTCGTGCCAAGGAAGCGGTGGATGTCATCCTCTATGCGTCGAAAGCGGAAGTTGAATTGCTGAAGCAACAAATCGCGGAACTTGACTCGCAAATCGCATCGGAAAAAAACGAAGCGGTCAAGCTCGCGAAATTCGAACAAGAGAACAATGCAATTCTTCGCGAGATCGACCGCAGCCGAGAGTTGATCAACCAGCTCGAAGAGCAGATGACTCGCGTCGAATTGACTGAAGAAGACGGAGGAATTCGCCTACTCGAACTGACTGCTCCTTCGAGAGCGGCCCGCGTGGGTCCCAATATAGTCATGATGTTGGGTGCGGGAACGTTCTTCGGAATGGCTCTGGGATGCGGTTTGGCACTTCTGCTTGAAAAGAACGCCAACACCTTCCGAGACCCCGACGAGATTGTCGAAGCGATTGGCTCGCCGATTCTGACCCACGTGCCGTTCTTCAAGGGGAAGGTTCGGAAGTCAAAACCGAACAGCCCCAATCCGTTCGAGGCCTTGGATCCATATCTAGCGGTGGTTCACAACCCAGCGTCCGTTCCGGCCGAAGCAATCCGCTCTTGCCGAACGTCCATTTTCTTCGAACTGGCGGGGATTCAGGGTGGCAAAATTCTGCAGATCACTAGCCCGTTGCCGGGTGACGGTAAGTCAACGATCGCGGGGAACCTTGCCTGCTCGATTGCTCAAAGCGGCAAAAAAACCCTGCTGATTGACTGCGACCTTCGTCGTCCGCAAATCTCCGACAACTTCGATGCTACCAAGAAGGCGGGGTTGATTGATGTCCTGAATGGTGACTGTGATCATATCGAAGCGATCCACGACACCCCGCTGGCGACATTGAAGATCATGCCATCCGGACCGATTCCGGCAAACCCAGCGGAAGCATTGACGCTTCCGGAAATGAGCGAGTTGCTGGATCTGTTGCGAGAGGAATACGACTACATCATCGTCGATACGCCACCGCTATTGGTAGTGACCGATCCAAGCATCTTGGCGAGCAGCGTCGACGGTGTTGTGATGGCACTCAAAATTCGCCGTAAGAGTAAGCCCAACACGAAGGAAGCGGCCGGAATCTTGCGGAACGTCGGTGCTCGACTGATTGGCGTTGTGATCAACAACTCGGACGAAGCGGCCAGCAGCGATGGCTACAAAGGCTACGGCTACTACCGCTACGGTCGACACACGAATCGCTATTACCGCAAGCAAGGAACCGACGCGGCCAAACCACGTTCGCCGATCGTCGTATCGGGACGTGCAAACAGCTTGCGAGCAGGTAAGCCAATCAAGGGCGGAACTCCCGTTGAACTGTCGCCAATCAGCGGCGCGGAACGGGACGTTTAG
- the xrtU gene encoding exosortase U codes for MSTQSTDSLAAQGAGISDKRVRSVRDSGKLLPDAPDVVWYRSVWTWFWIAALSVCVPMLLVYLSQMWEMSHYQYFPFAIAAVVALAWSRSDHRMYPPARLGSMVGLTLGGLLVIAAWTLRSSWLMAIAFVVIAGSCLNSMRGKQDTSLLAVGLPLLLLIRMPLGYDQLLVLKLQQLTTELSSLMLDVIGVTHSISGNVIQLPNRELFVAEACSGIQSVFTLAFFSTLVVVIYRRRLWLVPIYMVVAFLLAVAGNVIRVTTVAVAESWFEFDLASGWMHDAVGYLTLGFAALLLISFDNLICSILHPIAQSMVGAGHNPLVRLWNWCVDDGSTIDVADSYYQVSQPKMLADTEGQRLRRWMETWNNKPVFASILALGVMFTTVSILKARQVNPIALEGGGAGMFADGIIWDPPKDWGTNADARYKIDSHHAARDGEDYRLGRNADVWTYTTTLPNAGDAAGQFVVSQSYRNWHELCLCYQNSGWQLLDRRIENLPSDDQLSERPSFAFALFSNEEGQRGYLWFSAISERGAVVPAPPSPGRLTGRFDRAFAAVTEADRVLMLQMWLPANQKVDSSITKQVAEDFVGLRELVRRSVAASANAGQSSVEQAALEVN; via the coding sequence ATGAGCACTCAATCCACCGATTCATTGGCTGCGCAAGGAGCGGGAATCTCCGACAAACGTGTTCGCTCCGTTCGCGACTCGGGCAAGCTGTTGCCGGATGCCCCTGATGTTGTCTGGTACCGGTCGGTGTGGACTTGGTTTTGGATTGCTGCGCTGTCAGTTTGCGTCCCCATGTTACTGGTCTACCTTTCCCAAATGTGGGAAATGTCCCACTACCAGTATTTCCCGTTTGCGATCGCGGCAGTGGTCGCGTTGGCTTGGAGTCGCAGCGACCATCGCATGTATCCTCCGGCCCGGTTGGGTAGCATGGTGGGACTGACCTTAGGTGGACTTCTCGTGATCGCCGCATGGACGCTTAGGTCGTCGTGGCTGATGGCAATCGCCTTTGTCGTGATTGCAGGCTCATGTTTAAACTCGATGCGAGGAAAGCAAGACACGTCCTTGCTGGCCGTCGGACTGCCGCTATTACTACTGATTCGTATGCCACTCGGCTACGATCAATTACTGGTCCTCAAGCTTCAACAACTCACGACTGAACTCTCGAGTTTAATGCTTGACGTCATCGGGGTTACCCACTCGATCTCGGGTAACGTGATTCAGCTCCCGAATCGTGAGCTATTCGTTGCTGAAGCATGCAGCGGCATTCAATCAGTGTTCACACTCGCTTTTTTCAGCACTCTAGTCGTTGTCATTTACCGCCGTCGATTGTGGCTGGTACCAATTTACATGGTCGTGGCATTCCTGTTGGCGGTCGCGGGGAACGTGATTCGAGTAACAACCGTCGCCGTCGCTGAGTCCTGGTTTGAATTCGATCTAGCTAGCGGTTGGATGCACGACGCCGTCGGATACCTGACACTCGGGTTTGCCGCCCTGTTGCTGATATCATTTGACAATCTCATTTGCTCAATCTTGCATCCAATTGCGCAATCCATGGTTGGTGCAGGACACAACCCGCTCGTACGACTCTGGAACTGGTGCGTTGACGATGGATCGACGATCGACGTTGCGGATTCTTACTATCAAGTATCTCAACCAAAGATGCTTGCCGACACCGAGGGACAACGACTAAGACGCTGGATGGAAACGTGGAACAACAAGCCAGTGTTTGCTAGCATCCTTGCACTCGGAGTGATGTTCACCACTGTGTCGATTTTGAAAGCACGCCAAGTGAACCCGATCGCACTGGAGGGCGGTGGCGCAGGCATGTTTGCTGACGGAATCATTTGGGATCCGCCTAAGGACTGGGGAACCAACGCTGATGCACGGTATAAAATTGATTCCCACCATGCAGCGAGAGACGGTGAAGACTATCGACTCGGAAGAAATGCCGACGTCTGGACCTACACAACTACCCTGCCAAATGCGGGAGATGCCGCTGGACAATTTGTGGTCAGCCAATCGTATCGAAACTGGCACGAACTGTGCCTTTGCTACCAGAATAGTGGCTGGCAATTGCTTGATCGCCGAATTGAAAACTTGCCGTCAGACGATCAATTAAGCGAACGACCTAGTTTTGCATTTGCACTGTTTTCCAACGAGGAAGGCCAGCGAGGGTATCTTTGGTTTTCCGCCATTTCAGAACGCGGTGCGGTCGTTCCCGCTCCGCCGAGTCCCGGTCGATTGACTGGACGATTTGACCGAGCTTTCGCCGCCGTTACAGAAGCCGATCGAGTCCTGATGCTGCAGATGTGGCTCCCAGCCAACCAGAAGGTGGATTCTTCGATCACGAAACAAGTGGCGGAGGACTTTGTAGGTCTTCGTGAACTGGTGCGACGGAGTGTGGCGGCATCGGCGAATGCCGGTCAGTCTTCGGTGGAACAAGCTGCGTTGGAGGTCAACTAG
- a CDS encoding tetratricopeptide repeat protein, which produces MPTYLNPLAWTKWLGQFTYCWIASIPWKRVGAGVPAILLTAGLILLAFFAYSDGGSWRRGVLDSQIQNAIEIEDFESAELLLKRQMKEGDSSTDTLFRLALAQDQLDEQDQANQLMRELAFRRNSERAAMWLIQQNYLGKGWGDLDSTQQNEFGELLELVVEKQPKNAGMRQLYANYLIAGHRYAAAIPHLQQLAELNPMLGLQAAALSRQVGDDTQSERLASVTLDRVSKLFTEEPANPKLALAVAQIQLFSQEHADAIRTLSKSIPRMKTPEHRAALQQAMGDAIAAWVNVIEKEKNETPVERLRVLKMLQVALEHAPNNPRVLTLVSDQVLKTAENDDESVQALRSALVEGTSPGIAHFIRGTSALMADDMEKAEQHLSLAAKHLPNSTAILNNLAVALTQREGGDLEKALQLSNQAIESQANASPYFYETRGQILFRMEKYLDAIPDLEKALSEEKLAAGVHEVLAKCYEKIDDPKMAAEHRKAFERLSKKSDDK; this is translated from the coding sequence ATGCCCACTTATTTGAATCCACTAGCCTGGACGAAATGGCTTGGGCAGTTCACTTATTGCTGGATCGCTTCGATTCCCTGGAAACGTGTCGGTGCGGGTGTGCCGGCGATCTTACTGACCGCCGGACTGATCTTGCTCGCGTTCTTCGCCTATTCGGATGGAGGCTCGTGGCGGCGTGGGGTCTTGGATTCGCAGATTCAGAATGCGATTGAGATTGAGGACTTTGAGTCGGCGGAGTTGTTGTTGAAGCGGCAGATGAAGGAAGGCGATTCTTCGACCGATACGCTATTTCGTCTCGCGCTTGCTCAAGATCAACTCGACGAGCAGGACCAGGCGAATCAGCTGATGCGAGAGCTTGCGTTTCGGCGCAATAGCGAGCGGGCGGCGATGTGGTTGATCCAGCAGAATTATCTAGGCAAGGGCTGGGGCGATTTGGATTCCACACAGCAAAACGAGTTTGGTGAGTTGCTGGAATTGGTTGTTGAGAAGCAGCCCAAGAATGCTGGTATGCGGCAACTCTACGCGAACTACTTGATTGCCGGACATCGCTACGCGGCGGCTATCCCCCACCTGCAACAACTCGCTGAACTGAATCCGATGCTGGGCCTGCAGGCGGCGGCTTTGTCACGACAGGTTGGCGACGATACCCAATCCGAACGTCTCGCCAGTGTCACTCTGGATCGGGTGAGCAAGCTGTTCACCGAAGAACCGGCGAACCCGAAATTGGCGTTGGCGGTTGCCCAGATCCAGCTGTTTTCACAGGAACACGCTGACGCGATTCGCACACTCAGCAAATCCATTCCTCGCATGAAGACACCCGAACATCGTGCTGCGTTGCAGCAGGCGATGGGAGATGCTATCGCGGCGTGGGTGAATGTGATCGAGAAAGAGAAGAACGAGACGCCGGTGGAGCGACTGCGAGTTCTGAAGATGCTGCAAGTTGCACTGGAACACGCGCCGAACAACCCTCGCGTTTTGACATTGGTGTCCGACCAAGTATTGAAGACGGCGGAGAACGACGACGAGTCGGTTCAGGCTTTACGCAGTGCGTTGGTCGAGGGAACCTCTCCTGGGATCGCCCACTTCATCCGCGGAACGTCCGCACTGATGGCGGATGACATGGAGAAGGCGGAACAGCACTTGTCTCTTGCCGCGAAGCACCTACCCAACAGCACAGCCATCCTGAACAACCTCGCCGTCGCACTCACCCAACGCGAAGGTGGGGACTTGGAAAAGGCACTGCAGTTGAGCAACCAAGCGATTGAATCGCAAGCAAACGCGAGCCCGTACTTTTACGAGACGCGAGGGCAGATTCTGTTCCGCATGGAAAAGTATCTCGATGCGATTCCGGATTTGGAAAAGGCGTTGAGTGAAGAGAAACTGGCCGCTGGCGTTCACGAAGTCTTAGCGAAGTGCTACGAAAAGATCGATGATCCCAAGATGGCTGCGGAGCATCGCAAGGCTTTTGAACGTCTGTCGAAGAAATCGGACGACAAATAG